A stretch of Acipenser ruthenus chromosome 1, fAciRut3.2 maternal haplotype, whole genome shotgun sequence DNA encodes these proteins:
- the LOC131736893 gene encoding toll-like receptor 2 produces the protein LAPSLEVLFVGGNKLKTLSKDELKAFKKLGNLEAGNNCYMCSCEFLSFMHQEAENMSALRGPLVRDASPSVFDCQRTIAIAQVFLLYTCQHCHPLQEAACNLVYTRRRSTNTRQEDICYDALISYMRWTWGEWRHIWSKLESSQPPFKLCLHKRDFLPGKWILDNIIISAT, from the exons TTAGCTCCTAGCCTAGAAGTGCTCTTTGTTGGTGGGAACAAACTAAAGACCTTGTCCAAGGACGAACTGAAAGCATTCAAGAAGCTTGGTAATTTGGAGGCGGGTAATAATTGCTACATGTGTTCCTGTGAATTTCTTTCATTCATGCACCAGGAAGCAGAAAATATG TCTGCATTGAGAGGACCACTGGTTAGGGACGCAAGCCCTTCTGTCTTTGATTGCCAAAGGACAATAGCTATTGCACAAGTATTTCTTTTATATACTTGTCAGCACTGTCATCCTTTGCAAGAAGCTGCATGTAATTTGGTATATACCAGAAGGAGGTCAACCAACACTAGACAAGAAGATATTTGCTATGACGCATTAATTTCTTACATGAGATGGACTTGGGGTGAGTGGAGACATATTTGGTCCAAGTTAGAAAGTTCCCAACCTCCCTTCAAACTTTGCCTTCACAAACGTGACTTTCTGCCTGGAAAATGGATACTGGACAACATAATCATAAGTGCTACATAA